One stretch of Castor canadensis chromosome 14, mCasCan1.hap1v2, whole genome shotgun sequence DNA includes these proteins:
- the LOC109676467 gene encoding LOW QUALITY PROTEIN: olfactory receptor 7E178-like (The sequence of the model RefSeq protein was modified relative to this genomic sequence to represent the inferred CDS: substituted 1 base at 1 genomic stop codon): MRSIPREHTIGIVDKYSCILGVKLYTEDKIHIAFFFKRCPSYVTLQNLTVVTEFHLMPLSEDQEQQTVLFGLFLSMYLLTVFGNLLIILAVSLGSHFHTPMYFLLLNLSLDDICFISTMVPKLIVNVQAHGRVISYVGCLTQMSLYIIFGNMDAMLLAVMAYDRFVAICHPLHYSVIMNPRLCVFLVFMSLLVSLLDSQVHDIIVLQFNHFKAVEISNFFCDPSKLLNLACSDNSKNNIVMYFVVTIMGFLPVSGIFFSYYKILSSILKVKSIGGRYKAFSTCGSHLTIVCLFYGTGLGVXLRSAVLHSPINGALASVMCTVVTPMLNPFIYSLRNRDIKRTLRKILRSIF, encoded by the coding sequence ATGAGAAGTATTCCTAGAGAGCATACAATTGGAATTGTAGATAAATACTCCTGTATACTTGGAGTCAAACTTTATACAGAGGACAAGATacacattgctttctttttcaaaaggtGCCCAAGCTATGTAACCCTACAAAATCTAACAGTTGTCACAGAATTCCATCTCATGCCACTCTCAGAGGATCAAGAGCAACAGACTGTACTTTTTGGACTGTTCCTATCCATGTACCTGTTAACAGTATttgggaacctgctcatcatcctggctgTCAGTTTGGGGTCCCATTtccacactcccatgtacttccttcttttaaaccTATCCTTGGATGATATCTGCTTCATCTCCACCATGGTCCCAAAGTTAATTGTGAATGTGCAGGCTCACGGCAGAGTCATCTCCTATGTGGGATGTTTGACACAAATGTCACTTTACATCATTTTTGGAAACATGGATGCTATGCTTCtggctgtgatggcctatgaccgttttgtggccatttgtcaCCCTCTGCATTACTCAGTCATCATGAACCCTCGCCTCTGTGTCTTCTTAGTATTCATGTCTTTATTGGTTAGCCTTTTGGACTCCCAGGTGCACGATATCATTGTTTTACAATTTAACCACTTCAAAGCTGtggaaatttctaatttcttctgtgacccttcCAAACTTCTTAATCTTGCCTGCTCTGACAATTCCAAAAATAATATAGTCATGTATTTTGTTGTTACCATCATGGGATTTCTGCCTGTATCTGGGATCTTTTTCTCTTATTACAAAATACTTTCCTCCATTCTGAAGGTCAAATCAATAGGAGGGAGGTATAAGGCCTTCTCCACATGTGGGTCTCACCTGACaatagtttgtttgttttatggaaCAGGGCTTGGAGTGTAACTTAGATCAGCTGTACTACATTCTCCCATAAATGGTGCCCTGGCATCAGTGATGTGCACAGTTGTTACCCCTATGCTGAATCCATTCATCTACAGCTTGAGGAACAGGGACATTAAAAGGACACTGAGGAAGATTCTCAGGAGTATATTCTGA